The following coding sequences lie in one Polluticoccus soli genomic window:
- a CDS encoding NUDIX hydrolase, with the protein MSADKRFNIRVYGIWIRDGKLLVNEEHIRGQQVIKFPGGGMDWGEGTLDCLKREWKEELNLEIEILDHFYTTDYFQHSAFDDSQVVSIYYLVSSHVPPEGIVNSEPNERTYWMPLSEVSGEAFTLAIDKKVGAMLKILNDTNAL; encoded by the coding sequence ATGTCGGCCGACAAACGTTTCAATATCCGTGTATACGGTATCTGGATACGTGACGGAAAACTGTTGGTGAATGAAGAGCATATCCGCGGGCAGCAGGTGATCAAATTTCCCGGCGGGGGTATGGACTGGGGAGAAGGTACGCTCGACTGCCTGAAGCGTGAATGGAAGGAAGAGCTCAACCTGGAGATCGAAATTCTCGATCATTTCTACACCACAGATTATTTCCAACACTCGGCTTTCGACGATTCGCAGGTAGTCAGCATTTATTACCTGGTATCATCTCATGTACCTCCCGAAGGTATTGTGAACAGCGAACCGAATGAGCGCACCTATTGGATGCCGCTTAGTGAAGTGTCGGGTGAAGCTTTTACACTGGCAATCGACAAGAAAGTAGGTGCCATGCTCAAGATACTGAATGATACTAACGCTTTATAG
- a CDS encoding endonuclease/exonuclease/phosphatase — MRILVILLLLSLSPQAYCQKLKQMAIAFYNVENLFDTINDPNTDDDAFTPKGTYKYTNDIYKQKLHNTAFVIKQIAESGTAPAVVGLAEVENGGVLTDLVNNDQLKVYGYKHISYNSPDPRGIDVALLYQPKLFKPLTSKPIAVRIENNGHTETTRDILFVTGILNGDTVHLFVNHWPSRREGKGETAPKRKQVAAVNKQIIDSLMKRNPLSKIIVIGDLNDDPTDESIVSTLNANSGRERIIPYSLYNPWATLYTSGHGTTAYQNKWNLFDQVIISRAFLKKNNGWQFLKAEIFNKEFLITRSGKQQGYPYRSWRGYHWMNGYSDHLPVLLYLEKH, encoded by the coding sequence GTGCGCATCCTCGTCATTTTACTATTACTCTCATTGAGTCCGCAAGCTTATTGCCAGAAGCTGAAGCAGATGGCTATCGCTTTTTACAATGTAGAGAACCTGTTTGACACCATCAACGATCCCAATACTGATGATGACGCCTTTACTCCTAAAGGGACATACAAATACACAAACGATATCTACAAGCAAAAGTTGCACAATACGGCGTTTGTAATCAAGCAGATCGCAGAAAGTGGAACTGCGCCTGCGGTAGTCGGTCTTGCAGAGGTAGAGAATGGAGGCGTATTGACGGATTTGGTCAACAATGATCAGCTTAAAGTATATGGATACAAACACATCTCGTACAACAGCCCGGACCCGAGAGGAATAGATGTTGCCCTACTCTATCAGCCCAAACTCTTCAAACCTTTGACCAGCAAACCTATTGCTGTACGCATCGAGAACAACGGCCACACCGAAACCACACGCGATATCCTGTTTGTAACAGGAATACTAAACGGCGATACCGTGCACCTGTTCGTCAATCACTGGCCATCACGACGCGAAGGAAAGGGAGAAACAGCACCAAAGCGTAAGCAGGTGGCGGCTGTTAATAAGCAGATCATTGATTCGCTAATGAAGCGAAACCCGCTAAGCAAGATCATTGTTATTGGTGACCTCAATGATGACCCCACCGATGAAAGCATTGTGAGCACATTAAATGCAAACAGTGGCCGCGAACGTATAATCCCTTACTCGCTGTACAACCCGTGGGCTACTCTTTACACAAGCGGACACGGCACAACGGCTTATCAAAACAAATGGAATCTTTTTGACCAGGTCATCATTTCAAGAGCCTTTCTGAAAAAGAACAACGGGTGGCAATTTTTAAAGGCAGAGATATTCAACAAAGAGTTTCTAATAACACGCTCTGGAAAACAACAGGGATACCCATATCGCTCGTGGCGGGGATATCACTGGATGAACGGCTATAGCGACCATCTGCCAGTGTTATTGTACCTGGAGAAACACTAG
- a CDS encoding magnesium transporter CorA family protein, whose product MIQSFKNINRQTLEVQQTEGANWINVTPPFQENEIDNLSATLNIPRDLLTDTLDIEERARYEIEDGVKLIIIKTPVENKSLNESDADYVTIPISIIITERNQVVTVNSFENVAIRRFLNTFAKRHPERPNMMVLKIMEKVVMDFMEVLKEINHRRNILEQKLYDSNRNEELLYLMRVQKSLVYFVTALRSNELLLMKMERTNFLNADEEEREFLSDLVVEYSQALEMANTYTNILISTMDAFASIINNNMNLVMKRLTSITILISLPTLIASFFGMNVEIPYATGPHSFYLPILLSVIVSAFVSFYFNKKRWF is encoded by the coding sequence ATGATACAATCCTTCAAAAATATCAACCGGCAGACGCTCGAGGTGCAGCAGACCGAAGGTGCTAACTGGATCAATGTGACGCCTCCATTCCAGGAGAACGAGATCGACAACCTGTCCGCTACCCTGAATATTCCGCGCGACCTGCTGACGGATACCCTTGATATTGAGGAACGTGCCCGTTACGAGATCGAGGATGGGGTAAAACTCATCATTATCAAAACCCCGGTGGAAAACAAGTCGCTGAACGAAAGCGATGCCGACTATGTCACGATCCCCATTTCCATCATCATTACAGAGCGCAACCAGGTAGTTACAGTTAACTCATTCGAAAATGTAGCCATACGTCGCTTCCTGAATACGTTTGCCAAACGCCATCCCGAGCGTCCAAACATGATGGTGCTCAAGATCATGGAAAAGGTGGTGATGGACTTCATGGAAGTGCTGAAGGAGATCAACCACCGCCGCAACATACTGGAGCAGAAACTGTACGACTCTAACCGTAACGAGGAATTGCTGTACCTGATGAGGGTGCAAAAAAGCCTGGTATATTTCGTTACAGCTCTGCGCTCTAACGAGTTGTTGCTAATGAAAATGGAACGTACCAACTTTCTCAATGCCGATGAAGAGGAACGAGAGTTCCTGTCGGATCTTGTGGTAGAATACTCACAGGCCCTTGAAATGGCGAATACGTACACCAACATCCTTATCAGTACGATGGATGCATTTGCCAGCATCATTAATAATAATATGAACCTGGTGATGAAACGACTCACCAGTATCACGATCCTGATATCGTTGCCAACGCTCATAGCCAGCTTCTTTGGTATGAACGTGGAGATACCGTATGCTACGGGGCCGCATAGCTTTTACCTGCCCATATTGCTTTCGGTAATTGTATCAGCCTTTGTGAGCTTCTATTTCAATAAAAAACGCTGGTTCTGA
- the fbp gene encoding class 1 fructose-bisphosphatase — MNTRKLITLDEFTIQETRQFPQATGELSALLRDIGLACKMINKQVLKAGLVDILGKHGATNVQGEEQMKLDVYANETLIAVLKNSNDCAGIASEENDDHVCFDDEYSANSKYIVLFDPLDGSSNIDVNAPIGTIFSIYRRVSPIGTPCTKEDFLQPGNKLMAAGYVIYGSSTMMVYATKLSVNGFTLEPSIGEFCLSHPNLRCPEKGKIYSINQGNSCKYDAGLKTYLEYCMENNKADGRPYSHRYIGSMVADMHRTLIKGGIFMYPADSSSPKGKLRLQYECNPMAFLMEAAGGIASHGAGNILDIVPTELHQRSPIFIGSKSMVEKALEITNATATVA; from the coding sequence ATGAATACCCGAAAATTAATAACCCTGGATGAATTCACGATCCAGGAGACCAGACAATTTCCGCAGGCAACAGGTGAACTGTCGGCGCTGCTTCGTGATATCGGACTGGCTTGTAAAATGATCAACAAGCAAGTATTGAAGGCCGGTCTTGTAGACATATTGGGCAAACATGGTGCCACCAATGTACAGGGCGAAGAGCAAATGAAGTTGGATGTATATGCCAACGAAACGCTGATCGCTGTGCTAAAAAACAGTAACGACTGCGCGGGTATCGCGTCTGAAGAAAACGATGATCATGTATGCTTCGACGATGAATATTCTGCCAATTCAAAATATATAGTACTATTCGACCCGCTGGACGGTTCTTCTAATATCGATGTGAACGCACCTATCGGTACTATCTTCTCGATCTACCGTCGCGTTAGCCCGATAGGCACACCTTGTACCAAAGAAGACTTCCTGCAGCCCGGCAATAAACTGATGGCTGCCGGTTACGTGATATATGGCTCGAGCACCATGATGGTATACGCCACAAAACTAAGCGTGAATGGTTTCACATTGGAACCATCTATCGGTGAATTCTGCCTGTCACATCCTAACCTGCGCTGCCCTGAGAAAGGAAAGATCTACTCGATCAACCAGGGTAACAGCTGCAAATACGATGCAGGCCTGAAGACTTACCTCGAGTATTGCATGGAAAACAACAAAGCAGACGGCCGTCCTTACTCGCACCGCTATATCGGTTCGATGGTGGCAGACATGCATCGCACGCTGATCAAAGGCGGTATCTTCATGTACCCTGCCGACAGCAGCTCGCCAAAAGGTAAACTGCGCCTGCAGTATGAGTGCAACCCTATGGCCTTCCTGATGGAAGCAGCAGGTGGTATCGCCAGCCACGGCGCAGGTAACATCCTGGATATCGTACCTACAGAACTGCACCAGCGCAGCCCGATATTCATCGGCTCGAAGAGCATGGTGGAAAAAGCACTGGAAATAACAAACGCTACGGCAACCGTAGCTTAA